The following are encoded together in the bacterium genome:
- a CDS encoding cupin domain-containing protein: MPFHKWDALPSEVISPDYSTATGGTVTGAIIEVGRYRMAGGTGADPHRHPNEQIIYVLQGRLRARVGGEERVVEAGEVIHVPPNVVHEIRALEDSMFLSSKNLVDGKGSKGWSAAAPVRS, translated from the coding sequence ATGCCGTTTCACAAGTGGGACGCGCTGCCCAGCGAAGTCATTTCGCCGGACTATTCGACGGCGACCGGCGGGACCGTGACCGGCGCGATCATCGAAGTAGGCCGCTACCGCATGGCCGGCGGGACGGGGGCCGACCCCCACAGGCATCCCAACGAGCAGATCATCTACGTGCTGCAGGGGAGGCTCCGCGCGCGGGTCGGCGGCGAGGAGCGTGTCGTCGAGGCCGGCGAGGTGATCCACGTACCGCCCAACGTCGTGCACGAGATCCGCGCGCTCGAGGACAGCATGTTCCTCAGCAGTAAGAACCTCGTGGACGGGAAGGGCAGCAAGGGCTGGTCGGCCGCGGCGCCGGTGCGGTCCTGA
- a CDS encoding cupin domain-containing protein yields MAGYAIVDSEKINSDVTYEPPLVIAFGVDKHSVGSRTITMGRTRIPPGGRNQAHHHTCEASFFIRKGRLRLYMGDDRREFIVTENQFVYIPAGVVHGLQNLSDTETAELVFTYGNCPSKDDAGTVFVEQPWNVTAEAGAASVADAADRPRRGDDANAAGAPRTAR; encoded by the coding sequence CGGACGTGACCTACGAGCCGCCGCTTGTCATCGCGTTCGGCGTGGACAAGCACAGCGTCGGCTCTCGCACGATCACGATGGGGCGGACGCGCATCCCCCCCGGAGGCCGGAATCAGGCGCACCATCACACGTGCGAGGCGTCGTTCTTTATCCGGAAGGGACGGCTCCGGCTGTACATGGGTGACGACCGGCGGGAATTCATCGTCACGGAAAATCAGTTCGTCTACATTCCGGCCGGCGTCGTGCACGGGCTGCAGAACCTGAGCGACACGGAAACCGCGGAACTGGTCTTCACTTACGGCAATTGTCCGAGCAAGGACGACGCGGGCACGGTCTTCGTGGAGCAGCCCTGGAACGTCACTGCCGAGGCCGGTGCGGCCTCCGTCGCGGACGCGGCCGATCGGCCACGGCGGGGTGACGACGCGAACGCCGCCGGCGCGCCGCGGACGGCGCGGTAG